A window of the Polypterus senegalus isolate Bchr_013 chromosome 4, ASM1683550v1, whole genome shotgun sequence genome harbors these coding sequences:
- the rnf103 gene encoding E3 ubiquitin-protein ligase RNF103 isoform X1: MWLKLFFLLLYFLLLFVLARFFEAIVWYETGIFATQLVDPVTLSFKKLKTILECRGLSYSGLPEKKDVTDLVDKSGDLMEGELYSALKNEEVSETVSSTTFSGEMHFYELVEDTKDGIWLVQVIAKDRDPLVSKVNWSKMVTKVSQFGIRTGTFNCSSDSSYCRRRGWLKSTLIMSVPQTNTSKGKVMLKEYNGNRIETEHIFRWMTAHVASRIKTIRYTSQVADEWNANDQYKLKMYLFAKLDQPPAFFSALSVKFTGRIEFIFVDVQKWNNKSYMKEIGVKHIPSYVLKTPEGAYRYGNNTGEFISLNAMETFLRSVQPEVNDLFVLSLVMVNLMAWMDLFITQGATVKRFVVLISTLGTYNSLLIISWLPILGFLQLPYLDSFYEYSLKLLRYADTTTIASWVRSDWSFYSSHPALFLSTYFGQGLLIDYFEKKRRRNNDSEMNVNNLEWLSSLWDWYTSYLLHPIASLHNFPNESDWDEDSNLLLERLAFPDLWLHPLIPNDYIKNLPTWCFRCLRAKCEGDTAEGLQDSDPESECEIKTDTELSDTDQGSTHETCKHFPSSPDCFCNCKKRFSYPKKPRCNKTFSPNEELEPDWCLWPSDMLRCTECVVCLENFENGCLLMGLPCGHVFHQQCIVVWLAGGRHCCPVCRWHSYKKKQNRPQQQQPPLQSFQSQTL, encoded by the exons ATGTGGCTAAAGCTTTTTTTCCTGTTGTTGTATTTTCTGCTACTCTTTGTTTTGGCTCGTTTTTTTGAAGCCATTGTCTGGTACGAAACAGGGATCTTTGCTACCCAGTTGGTGGACCCGGTGACCCTGAGCTTCAAAAAACTAAAAACCATTTTGGAGTGTCGGGGCTTGAGCTATTCGGGGCTACCAGAGAAAAAGGATGTCACGGATTTGGTGGACAAATCAG GTGATCTTATGGAAGGGGAACTTTATTCTGCCTTGAAGAATGAGGAAGTCTCAGAGACTGTTTCCAGCACTACCTTCAGTGGTGAAATGCACTTCTATGAATTAGTTGAAGACACTAAAGATGGAATTTGGTTGGTGCAG GTTATAGCAAAAGACAGAGATCCTCTTGTGAGCAAAGTCAACTGGAGTAAAATGGTCACAAAAGTATCTCAGTTTGGTATTCGTACAGGAACTTTCAATTGTTCCAGTGACTCCAG tTACTGCCGCAGACGAGGCTGGTTGAAGTCTACTCTTATTATGTCTGTTCCCCAGACTAACACATCTAAAGGAAAGGTGATGCTGAAGGAGTACAATGGCAACCGCATTGAAACAGAACAtatcttcaggtggatgactGCTCATGTGGCTTCTCGAATAAAGACAATCCGCTACACAAGCCAGGTAGCGGATGAGTGGAACGCGAATGACCAGTATAAACTGAAAATGTACCTGTTTGCCAAACTGGACCAGCCACCTGCTTTCTTTTCTGCCCTCAGTGTGAAGtttactggaaggatagaattcATTTTTGTAGATGTGCAAAAGTGGAACAACAAAAGCTACATGAAAGAAATTGGTGTAAAACACATACCATCATATGTTCTTAAAACACCTGAAGGAGCATACAGATATGGTAACAATACTGGGGAATTTATTTCCTTAAATGCAATGGAAACTTTTCTGCGCTCAGTGCAGCCAGAAGTGAACGACTTATTTGTTTTGAGCTTAGTTATGGTCAACCTAATGGCTTGGATGGATTTATTCATAACTCAAGGTGCAACTGTAAAGCGTTTTGTGGTACTTATCAGCACATTAGGGACATACAATTCTTTGTTAATAATTTCTTGGCTACCAATATTGGGGTTTCTTCAGCTGCCATACTTGGACAGTTTTTATGAATACAGCTTGAAACTTCTAAGGTATGCTGATACCACAACAATTGCCTCTTGGGTAAGGTCGGACTGGTCATTTTATTCTTCACATCCAGCCCTTTTTCTTAGCACTTATTTTGGTCAAGGTTTACTCATTGACTATTTTGAGAAGAAAAGAAGACGTAACAATGATAGTGAAATGAATGTGAACAACCTTGAATGGCTGTCCAGTCTCTGGGACTGGTATACAAGCTATTTACTCCATCCCATTGCATCTTTGCATAACTTTCCCAATGAGTCTGACTGGGATGAAGATTCCAATTTACTTCTGGAAAGATTAGCGTTCCCTGATCTCTGGCTTCATCCTCTAATTCCAAatgattatataaaaaatctgcCCACTTGGTGTTTTCGCTGCTTGCGCGCCAAATGTGAAGGGGACACGGCAGAAGGCTTGCAAGACAGTGACCCAGAATCTGAATGTGAAATTAAAACGGACACTGAACTGTCTGATACAGATCAAGGAAGCACACATGAAACTTGTAAACACTTTCCTTCCAGTCCTGACTGCTTTTGTAATTGTAAAAAGAGATTCAGCTACCCAAAGAAACCAAGATGTAACAAGACTTTCAGTCCTAATGAAGAGCTGGAACCAGACTGGTGTCTATGGCCTAGTGATATGTTGAGATGCACAGAATGCGTTGTATGCCTGGAAAATTTTGAGAATGGCTGTTTGTTAATGGGCTTGCCCTGTGGCCATGTGTTCCACCAACAGTGCATAGTAGTCTGGCTTGCAGGAGGCCGACACTGCTGTCCTGTGTGTAGGTGGCATTCTTACAAAAAAAAGCAGAATAGACCCCAGCAACAGCAGCCACCTCTACAGTCCTTTCAGTCACAGACACTTTAA